GCGTCAAAGGGTATAGCAACGCCACTGGATAATACTTTTCTACACAGAGATGAAGAATTAGAAAATATCAAACAGCAAATCAAGCAAAGCGACTTCTTAATAATCACTGGCGTTGCAGGAGTTGGTAAAACAAAAATAGCAATTGAGGCTATTAATAGTTTTTTAGCGGAGAATTTATCTTATGATGCTTTTTGTGTTTCTTATAAAAATTGTGAATTGTTGAGTGATTTATATCAACACTTTGACGATAAAAAAGATTATATCCTTTTCGTTGACGATGCCAATAGAATAGATGCTTTTAGTCAAATTACAGGTTTTTATAAATCGCAACGAACAGGTAATTTAAAAATTCTGCTTACTGCAAGAGATTATGCTTTGCCCATTGTAGAAAGTTTTTGTTTTGGATTTGTACCCGCCCAATTTAATTTAAAAAAGTTCACAGATGAACAAATTACTGATATTATCAAGGCAGAACCTTTCAATATCTCAAATTGGCAGTTCCATAAAGAAATTGTTCGTATAGCGGATGGCAATCCGCGGCTTGCAATTATGACGGCATTGCTTGCAAAGCAAGAGCAAAATATTTATGCTTTAGCGGATGTGTCCGATTTGTTTGAGAAATATTTCTCAACATTTGTAAATGATGATGGAGAATTCTCCAATCAATTTAATATCAAATGTCTGGGAATTATTGCTTTTTTTAATGCTATACCCTATAAAGATAAAAATATAACTGAACCTATTTTACAAAATTTTGGTGTTGATTATTCATTATTTATTGATGCAATTGAAAAATTAGACAGATTAGAATTAGTAGAAATTCGATATGATTATGTGAAAATCCCCGAACAAAATTTAGCAACTTTCTTTTTCTACAAGACATTTGTAAAAGATAATTTACTCTCATTTGAAATACTTTTAATAAAATATTTTAATGAGAATAAAAATCGGTTTAAAGATTGTGTTATTCCTGCAAATAATACTTTCGGCTATGAAAATGTGATGCAAAAACTTAAACCTATTCTCCAAAACTATTTAAAATCAATAGAAAATGATGAAGAAAGGATATTTGCATTTTTAGAAACATTTTGGTTTTACCTGCAAGAAGAAACATTATTGTTCGTTTACAATGGGATAAATCAATTGCCTTTACTCCATAACATCATTTATGAAGTTAAATATGAAACAAATGATTTTACTTATGAACAAAATAAAGTTATAGAACTGATTAGTAATTTTTTCCGATTTCAAAACAAACTCAAGGATGCAATCGAATTGATTTTTGAGTTTGTCAGAAAGAAACCTGAACGTTTACCAGAACTTATACACAACATTAGAGAAGTACTTGTATTTGATTGTACAGACGAGGGCTATGGTTTTGAAAGGCAAAATATACTTTTCCGAATTTTAATTGATGGGTTAAATAAACAGGACATTTTATATTCAACGATATTTTATGAATTGTCAAAAACATTTCTTGCTTTTAAATATCGACAAACAGAAAGCGGAAGACATAATACCATATCACTTTATCAATACCCAATCCCCGACAATAAATGGATTAGAACATTTCGAAAAAACATTTGGGAGAATGTAAATGACAATTTCAAAACGTTTCCTGAGAAATCTCTCGAATTATTGCAGAGTTATGCAAAAGTAAGTCCAGACGTGACAAAAGAATTAATGGAATATGATATTCAATTTTTGATACCCATTATTGAAAATCATTTAATACCTGACATATTTGAACACTGTTTGTATGTTCAAGAACAAATTAGATGGTGTAAAAGAAATGAAATAACACCTTTTGAATTCGTTTCTTTATCTCAAAAATTTACAAATCCAACTTATGAAATGTATCTTATTTTAGACTGGGATAGTTATAGAGATAAGAATAGTTATGATTTTGACAACTATAGAGAATATGAAAAATTAAAGGAAGTAGAAGTTCGAAAATATTTTGTTTTTAATGACATTCAAGAAATCAAATCGTTTTATGATACTTTTATTCACTTAAAAAGTATTGCAGAAAATGATTGGAGTTACAATAACTCTTTCGATTTAATTATTGATGAAAATTGCTCAAAGAATTTCGAATTAGGTTGTCAGTTTCTATCCGAAGTAATAGCTACAAATAATCAAATTAGTTATATTCCAAGAATTGTTTTTAGAAATCAATTAATCACACAGGAAAAATCACAATATATCTGGAACATTATACAAAGCAATGATTTTGAAAATAGATATTCTTGGGAGTTGTCTTTTTATGATAATCTGGCAGACAGTCTAATCAATGAAAAATATATTGAACAGATTAAAAATACTGTAAAAAAACTACCGGATAGAACTTCAATATGGTTTGGCGGCTTAAAACGATATTTAGCTGTTGAACCTAATTTATTTCAAGAATTATTACAAATCATTATTGATAAGCACGAAAAACAGGACAAAATAGTTTTTGTACAATTCAATATTATAGAAGACCATTTTGATGAGTTAGGGAATGATATTGATTTAATAAAGAAACTATACTTGCAACAGGATTTAATAGACAATCACTTTGACCTAACTCGAAAAGGATTTGCAAAAATTATACAGCGAGACGAAAACTTTCTTATTGAGTATATAAATCAACATTGCTTGCATGAAGATAGATATTTGAATGTCATTTGGGAATCCGCTAATATTGAGCCGATCCTAAAAACTGTTTTTGATTCGATTGATAAAAAAGATATGTATTTTGGGTCTAGAGGGCATTTTTGTAATTCTTTCTTTTGGAATTTACCACAAGAAGCAAATCGTCGTGCAAAGAACTTTCTTCTGGATTATTGCAGAGAAAATTATGAAAGTTATAAGAAAACGAATCTTATTGTGGATATAGCAAGACATTCAATGAGAGAGTTATTTGAAGATGTGTTGTTACTGTTTATATCCTTAACACAAAATGTTGATTTATTTTCTAAAATTTGGTGGATAGGAAATGGAGGAATGTATTCAGGCGATGTAATAATTGGAGACGTTAAAGCTGCAGAATGGCGTAAAATACTTTCTATTGTTGAAAAATATGACATTGGAATAAAATTGTTGCCCATAAAGCAGTATATAAATCAAGAAGTTGAAAGTTCATTAAATTATGCTGATTGGGAACGAAAAAGAAAATTTATTGAAAATGATTAAAGTTCAATT
The Bacteroidales bacterium DNA segment above includes these coding regions:
- a CDS encoding ATP-binding protein, translated to MNSRLQAIENSLASINETVFQELCDSFLILKNENYRAFSRIGSQSGKQKTIKGTPDTFFLLPNGKYVFVEYSTNISKGVSKLQEDIEKCLNTTKTKILINQIAEIILCINFNLNTEEIQSLRSLLGKAKLTLTIYTLDSLSLELHLQHRDLVHKYLGLPLDTGQIVSISTFVDEYNKASKGIATPLDNTFLHRDEELENIKQQIKQSDFLIITGVAGVGKTKIAIEAINSFLAENLSYDAFCVSYKNCELLSDLYQHFDDKKDYILFVDDANRIDAFSQITGFYKSQRTGNLKILLTARDYALPIVESFCFGFVPAQFNLKKFTDEQITDIIKAEPFNISNWQFHKEIVRIADGNPRLAIMTALLAKQEQNIYALADVSDLFEKYFSTFVNDDGEFSNQFNIKCLGIIAFFNAIPYKDKNITEPILQNFGVDYSLFIDAIEKLDRLELVEIRYDYVKIPEQNLATFFFYKTFVKDNLLSFEILLIKYFNENKNRFKDCVIPANNTFGYENVMQKLKPILQNYLKSIENDEERIFAFLETFWFYLQEETLLFVYNGINQLPLLHNIIYEVKYETNDFTYEQNKVIELISNFFRFQNKLKDAIELIFEFVRKKPERLPELIHNIREVLVFDCTDEGYGFERQNILFRILIDGLNKQDILYSTIFYELSKTFLAFKYRQTESGRHNTISLYQYPIPDNKWIRTFRKNIWENVNDNFKTFPEKSLELLQSYAKVSPDVTKELMEYDIQFLIPIIENHLIPDIFEHCLYVQEQIRWCKRNEITPFEFVSLSQKFTNPTYEMYLILDWDSYRDKNSYDFDNYREYEKLKEVEVRKYFVFNDIQEIKSFYDTFIHLKSIAENDWSYNNSFDLIIDENCSKNFELGCQFLSEVIATNNQISYIPRIVFRNQLITQEKSQYIWNIIQSNDFENRYSWELSFYDNLADSLINEKYIEQIKNTVKKLPDRTSIWFGGLKRYLAVEPNLFQELLQIIIDKHEKQDKIVFVQFNIIEDHFDELGNDIDLIKKLYLQQDLIDNHFDLTRKGFAKIIQRDENFLIEYINQHCLHEDRYLNVIWESANIEPILKTVFDSIDKKDMYFGSRGHFCNSFFWNLPQEANRRAKNFLLDYCRENYESYKKTNLIVDIARHSMRELFEDVLLLFISLTQNVDLFSKIWWIGNGGMYSGDVIIGDVKAAEWRKILSIVEKYDIGIKLLPIKQYINQEVESSLNYADWERKRKFIEND